One uncultured Alphaproteobacteria bacterium genomic region harbors:
- the xapA gene encoding Purine nucleoside phosphorylase 2, whose translation MTIRLVSDGDAVLAAAALKGKFGGIAPEIGVICGSGLAELATALGDRVEVPYESVPGFPRLSVAGHAARVAAGTLGRRRVAMLQGRVHSYETGDADGMAVPLATLALLGCKTLIVTNAAGSLRPEAGPGAVGMIVDHINLTGLNPLTGATGDGRFVDMVDAYDPGLRERFRAIAVAKGMALAEGVYMWFPGPSFETPAEIRAAKLLGADFVGMSTVPEVILARALGMRVAAFSLVTNLAAGMGGSHLSHARTLARAATGAAALRDLLVAFMEEPA comes from the coding sequence ATGACGATACGGCTGGTTTCCGACGGCGACGCGGTGCTCGCGGCGGCGGCGCTCAAGGGAAAATTCGGCGGCATCGCGCCGGAGATCGGCGTGATCTGCGGCAGCGGCCTCGCCGAGCTCGCGACCGCGCTCGGCGACCGGGTGGAGGTGCCCTACGAGAGCGTTCCCGGGTTTCCGCGCCTGTCGGTGGCGGGTCATGCGGCGCGGGTTGCGGCGGGCACCCTCGGGCGCCGCCGGGTGGCGATGCTGCAGGGGCGCGTACATTCCTACGAAACCGGAGACGCCGACGGCATGGCGGTGCCGCTGGCGACACTGGCGCTGCTCGGCTGCAAGACTTTGATCGTCACCAACGCGGCGGGCTCGTTGCGCCCAGAGGCGGGGCCGGGTGCGGTCGGGATGATCGTCGACCACATCAATCTGACCGGTCTCAACCCTCTGACCGGCGCGACCGGCGACGGCCGTTTCGTCGACATGGTCGACGCCTACGATCCCGGCCTGCGAGAGCGCTTCCGCGCGATCGCGGTGGCGAAGGGGATGGCGCTGGCGGAAGGCGTCTACATGTGGTTTCCCGGACCGAGCTTCGAAACCCCGGCGGAAATCCGCGCCGCGAAGCTGCTCGGCGCGGATTTCGTCGGCATGTCGACGGTGCCCGAGGTGATTCTCGCGCGCGCCCTCGGGATGCGGGTCGCGGCGTTTTCGCTGGTCACCAACCTCGCCGCGGGGATGGGCGGTAGCCACCTTTCCCACGCCCGTACCCTCGCGCGCGCCGCTACCGGCGCCGCGGCGCTGCGGGATCTACTGGTCGCGTTCATGGAGGAACCCGCGTGA
- a CDS encoding Chromate transporter, chromate ion transporter (CHR) family yields the protein MWRIFLAFLGLGLTAFGGPVAHIGYFEAAFVRRRAWLGAREFADLVALCHVLPGPASSQLGLAIGYLRGGVAGALAAWLGFTLPSALLLGGLGAGVALLPPEGIAAAARGLAWAAAAVVGVALLHMGKSRFRRPLDLAPALAAAVVAAAAPGLGGQLGALGVGALWGAIRAGDAPETEPGEAPGRAAGLWLAAWAALLALLPVAAALAHAPLVDLADRFYRAGSLVFGGGHVVLPLLKAEWVDAGLLPAETFLAGYGVAQAVPGPLFAISAFLGAALRPAEPVAAAAVATVAIFLPSMLLVFGILPYARALRRSRLAARILGGVNLAVIGLLAAAWVDPVLSSAIRGPWDAVAVAAGFALLATGRLPVVALVAALTLFGAALSL from the coding sequence ATGTGGCGGATATTCCTGGCGTTCCTCGGCCTCGGCCTGACCGCTTTCGGGGGGCCGGTGGCGCATATCGGCTACTTCGAGGCCGCGTTCGTCCGCCGCCGCGCCTGGCTCGGCGCACGCGAGTTCGCCGATCTCGTCGCTCTCTGTCACGTTCTTCCCGGCCCCGCGAGTTCGCAGCTCGGGCTGGCGATCGGCTACCTGCGCGGCGGCGTTGCGGGCGCGCTCGCGGCGTGGCTGGGATTCACCCTGCCGTCGGCGTTACTGCTCGGCGGCCTCGGCGCGGGGGTGGCGCTGCTGCCGCCCGAGGGAATCGCCGCCGCCGCCCGCGGTCTCGCCTGGGCCGCCGCGGCGGTGGTCGGGGTGGCGTTGCTGCATATGGGGAAAAGCCGTTTCCGCCGTCCCCTCGACCTCGCGCCCGCGCTCGCGGCGGCGGTGGTCGCGGCGGCGGCGCCGGGCCTCGGCGGGCAGCTGGGGGCGCTGGGCGTCGGCGCGCTGTGGGGGGCGATCCGTGCCGGGGACGCGCCCGAGACCGAGCCGGGCGAAGCACCCGGCCGGGCCGCCGGGTTATGGCTGGCGGCCTGGGCGGCGCTGCTGGCGCTGCTGCCGGTCGCCGCCGCGCTCGCCCATGCGCCGCTGGTCGATCTCGCCGATCGTTTCTACCGTGCCGGTAGTCTGGTGTTCGGCGGCGGCCATGTGGTTCTGCCGCTGCTCAAGGCGGAGTGGGTCGACGCCGGTCTCCTGCCTGCCGAAACCTTCCTCGCCGGATACGGCGTCGCGCAGGCGGTGCCGGGGCCGCTGTTCGCGATTTCCGCCTTCCTCGGCGCGGCGCTCCGGCCCGCCGAACCGGTCGCCGCCGCGGCGGTGGCGACGGTGGCGATCTTCCTGCCCTCGATGCTGTTGGTGTTCGGCATCCTGCCGTATGCCCGCGCGCTGCGGCGCTCGCGGCTGGCGGCGCGCATCCTCGGCGGCGTCAATCTTGCGGTGATCGGCCTGCTCGCTGCCGCGTGGGTGGATCCGGTGCTGTCGTCGGCGATCCGCGGGCCGTGGGATGCGGTCGCGGTCGCCGCCGGGTTCGCGCTGCTGGCGACCGGGCGGCTGCCGGTGGTGGCGCTGGTGGCGGCGCTGACGCTGTTCGGCGCGGCGCTTTCGTTATGA
- the cdd gene encoding Cytidine deaminase: protein MDDLAELVARARAVRAHAYAPYSHYPVGAAIRADDGTVYVGCNVENAAYPEGLCAEAVALGAMVAAGRRRLVAVAVAGGDARAPATPCGGCRQKLTEFAAPGAVVAVADGDDGPVRRLRLDDLLPGAFDGRGKE from the coding sequence ATGGACGATCTGGCGGAGCTCGTGGCCCGCGCCCGCGCGGTGCGGGCGCATGCCTACGCGCCCTATTCGCACTATCCGGTGGGCGCGGCGATCCGCGCCGACGACGGCACGGTGTACGTCGGCTGCAACGTCGAGAACGCCGCCTATCCCGAGGGGCTGTGCGCCGAGGCGGTGGCGCTCGGGGCGATGGTCGCGGCGGGACGGCGGCGGCTGGTGGCGGTCGCGGTGGCGGGCGGCGACGCCCGCGCTCCGGCGACGCCGTGCGGCGGCTGTCGGCAGAAGTTGACGGAATTCGCCGCGCCCGGCGCGGTCGTGGCGGTGGCCGACGGCGACGACGGGCCGGTGCGCAGGCTGCGCCTCGACGATTTGCTGCCGGGTGCGTTCGACGGGAGAGGGAAAGAATGA